One genomic window of Geodermatophilus sp. DSM 44513 includes the following:
- a CDS encoding L-threonylcarbamoyladenylate synthase: MADLYDCSDPAARAAGLDAAAAAIGEGELVLVPTDTVYGIAADAFTPPAVAALLAAKNRGRTMPVPVLIGEASTLVGLVTVVPPVATRLAEAFWPGGLTLVVEHAASLAWDLGDAEGTVAVRLPDDAVARDLLRRTGPLAVSSANRSGRPAATTAEEAVAQLGSRAAVVLDDGPRAGSAASTIVDCTVPAPRVLRVGAIPVDRLREVVPELVD; encoded by the coding sequence GTGGCCGACCTCTACGACTGCTCCGACCCCGCCGCCCGCGCTGCCGGGCTGGACGCCGCCGCGGCGGCCATCGGCGAGGGCGAGCTGGTGCTGGTGCCCACCGACACCGTCTACGGCATCGCCGCCGACGCCTTCACCCCGCCCGCGGTCGCCGCGCTGCTCGCGGCGAAGAACCGCGGCCGCACCATGCCGGTGCCGGTGCTCATCGGCGAGGCGTCCACCCTGGTGGGCCTGGTCACCGTCGTCCCGCCGGTCGCCACCCGGCTGGCCGAGGCGTTCTGGCCCGGCGGGCTGACGCTGGTGGTCGAGCACGCAGCATCCCTGGCCTGGGACCTGGGGGACGCCGAGGGCACCGTCGCCGTGCGGCTGCCCGACGACGCCGTGGCCCGCGACCTGCTGCGGCGCACCGGCCCGCTGGCGGTGTCCAGCGCCAACCGCTCCGGCCGCCCCGCCGCGACGACCGCGGAGGAGGCCGTCGCCCAGCTCGGCAGCCGGGCCGCCGTCGTGCTGGACGACGGACCCCGCGCCGGCTCCGCGGCCAGCACCATCGTCGACTGCACGGTGCCGGCCCCGCGGGTGCTGCGCGTCGGCGCGATCCCCGTCGACCGGCTGCGCGAGGTCGTGCCCGAGCTCGTCGACTGA
- the prmC gene encoding peptide chain release factor N(5)-glutamine methyltransferase, producing the protein MNTRHLLADAARRLADAGVESPRVDADLLLAHVLGTTRTGLLTLAEVPDGAAARFADLVGQRADRVPLQHLTGRAPFRHLELAVGPGVFVPRPETEQLVGWALTRLATVAAPVVVDLGSGSGAIALSLAQEHPGARVTAVERDPVAAEWTRANAAARAAAGDTPVEVVTGDMTDPGLLRDLDGSVDLVVSNPPYVPDGATVPREVADHDPPLALWGGPDGLDVVRGLLRTAARLLRPGGALGIEHADQQGSALPALVRASGGWTDVEDHPDLAGRPRYTTASRAAG; encoded by the coding sequence CTGAACACCCGGCACCTGCTGGCCGACGCCGCCCGCCGGCTCGCCGACGCCGGGGTCGAGTCCCCGCGGGTGGACGCCGACCTGCTGCTGGCCCACGTGCTCGGGACCACCCGCACCGGCCTGCTGACCCTCGCCGAGGTGCCCGACGGGGCGGCCGCGCGGTTCGCCGACCTCGTCGGCCAGCGCGCCGACCGGGTGCCGCTGCAGCACCTCACCGGCCGCGCCCCGTTCCGCCACCTGGAGCTGGCCGTGGGCCCCGGCGTCTTCGTGCCCCGGCCGGAGACCGAGCAGCTGGTCGGGTGGGCGCTGACCCGGCTGGCCACGGTCGCCGCCCCGGTGGTCGTCGACCTGGGCAGCGGCTCGGGGGCCATCGCGCTGTCCCTCGCCCAGGAGCACCCCGGCGCGCGGGTCACCGCCGTGGAGCGCGACCCCGTCGCCGCCGAGTGGACCCGGGCGAACGCCGCCGCCCGCGCCGCGGCGGGGGATACCCCGGTCGAGGTGGTCACCGGCGACATGACCGACCCCGGCCTGCTGCGCGACCTCGACGGCAGCGTCGACCTCGTCGTGTCCAACCCGCCCTACGTGCCCGACGGCGCCACCGTCCCGCGGGAGGTCGCCGACCACGACCCGCCGCTGGCGCTGTGGGGCGGACCCGACGGCCTCGACGTCGTCCGCGGGCTGCTGCGCACCGCCGCCCGGCTGCTACGTCCCGGCGGGGCGCTGGGCATCGAGCACGCCGACCAGCAGGGCAGCGCGCTGCCCGCGCTGGTGCGCGCCTCCGGCGGGTGGACCGACGTCGAGGACCACCCCGACCTGGCCGGCCGCCCCCGGTACACGACCGCCTCCCGCGCGGCGGGATGA
- the prfA gene encoding peptide chain release factor 1: protein MSSAPVAAPDRLSGLLAEHAALETELADPAVHTDTARARRLGRRYAQLAPLVETKRALDAVRDDLAAARELAADDASFAAEAAELEQRVPELEERLRSLLVPQDPDDDKDVILEIKAGEGGAESALFAGELLRMYLRYAERRGWATEVLDAVPADLGGYKDVAIAVKSRTDEGIWSRLKFEGGVHRVQRVPVTESQGRIHTSAVGVLVLPEAEEVDVTVDPNDLRIDVFRSSGPGGQSVNTTDSAVRITHLPTGIVVSSQNEKSQLQNRESALRVLRSRLLAAAREEAAATASDQRRSQVRTVDRSERVRTYNFPESRISDHRVGFKAHNLDAVLDGELDPVIDALTRAHTAELLAAGS, encoded by the coding sequence ATGAGCAGCGCTCCCGTGGCCGCACCCGACCGGCTGAGCGGGCTGCTGGCCGAGCACGCCGCGCTGGAGACCGAGCTGGCCGACCCGGCCGTGCACACCGACACCGCCCGCGCCCGCCGGCTGGGCCGCCGCTACGCGCAGCTGGCCCCGCTGGTGGAGACCAAGCGGGCGCTGGACGCCGTCCGCGACGACCTCGCCGCCGCGCGCGAACTGGCCGCCGACGACGCCTCCTTCGCCGCCGAGGCCGCCGAGCTCGAGCAGCGGGTGCCCGAGCTGGAGGAGCGGCTGCGCTCCCTGCTCGTGCCGCAGGACCCCGACGACGACAAGGACGTCATCCTGGAGATCAAGGCGGGGGAGGGCGGGGCGGAGTCGGCGCTGTTCGCCGGTGAGCTGCTGCGGATGTACCTGCGCTACGCCGAGCGGCGCGGCTGGGCCACCGAGGTGCTGGACGCCGTGCCCGCCGACCTCGGCGGCTACAAGGACGTCGCCATCGCGGTGAAGTCCCGCACCGACGAGGGCATCTGGTCCCGGCTGAAGTTCGAGGGCGGCGTGCACCGGGTGCAGCGGGTGCCGGTGACGGAGTCGCAGGGCCGCATCCACACCTCCGCCGTCGGCGTCCTCGTACTGCCCGAGGCCGAGGAGGTCGACGTCACCGTCGACCCGAACGACCTGCGCATCGACGTCTTCCGCTCCTCCGGGCCCGGCGGGCAGAGCGTCAACACCACCGACTCCGCCGTCCGGATCACCCACCTGCCCACCGGCATCGTGGTCAGCTCGCAGAACGAGAAGAGCCAGCTGCAGAACCGGGAGTCCGCGCTGCGCGTGCTGCGCTCCCGGCTGCTCGCCGCCGCCCGCGAGGAGGCCGCAGCCACCGCCAGCGACCAGCGCCGCAGCCAGGTGCGCACCGTGGACCGCAGCGAGCGGGTGCGCACCTACAACTTCCCGGAGAGCCGGATCTCCGACCACCGCGTCGGCTTCAAGGCGCACAACCTGGACGCCGTGCTGGACGGCGAGCTCGACCCGGTCATCGACGCGCTCACCCGCGCGCACACCGCCGAGCTCCTGGCGGCCGGGTCCTGA
- the rpmE gene encoding 50S ribosomal protein L31, translated as MKQGIHPDYHTTTVTCGCGNTFTTRSTAPGGTLTVETCSACHPFYTGKQRILDTGGRVARFEKRFGKRSTGAGQ; from the coding sequence ATGAAGCAGGGCATCCACCCCGACTACCACACCACCACGGTGACCTGTGGTTGCGGGAACACCTTCACCACCCGCAGCACGGCACCCGGCGGCACGCTGACGGTCGAGACCTGCTCGGCCTGCCACCCCTTCTACACCGGCAAGCAGCGCATCCTCGACACCGGCGGCCGCGTGGCCCGCTTCGAGAAGCGCTTCGGCAAGCGCAGCACCGGCGCCGGCCAGTAG
- the rho gene encoding transcription termination factor Rho: MSETTDLVTAPQSTGNDEAPAAPGTTGRTRRRGSGLSGMLLPELQRLAAELGISGTGRMRKGDLVAAISARQVNGDGPAEAATTPPAREAEAPRPAAATAPPVEAPVSGGANGGPVTAPAEVVGEAAPRRRRGASRPAGSPTAQGTDTATTPAATSAAAPASTAPAAAPEPQVEAPATETADTAAPARERADGEQADAERTGEDRPQRNRDRGRNRGDRDAAERTPRGDRDGAERAPRGDRDGAERGPRGERDGRGERDGNRGPDRGERGGRPDNRTDNRNDRGTDTRPDPRNDEDDDDFEGGRGRRGRRYRDRNRRNGTAPRERFEQTEPTVSEDDVLLPVAGILDVLDNYAFVRTSGYLTGPNDVYVSLSQVRRHGLRRGDAITGAVRQPREGERKDKYNALVRLDSVNGLDPDQARNRPDFTKLTPLYPQERLRLETEPHHLTTRVMDLVMPIGKGQRALIVSPPKAGKTMVLQSIANAITTNNPECHLMVVLVDERPEEVTDMQRSVKGEVIASTFDRPPSDHTTVAELSIERAKRLVEMGHDVVVLLDSITRLGRAYNLAAPASGRILSGGVDSTALYPPKRFLGAARNIENGGSLTIIASALVETGSTMDTVIFEEFKGTGNAEIKLDRRLADKRVFPAVDVNASGTRKEEILMSPDELAIVIKLRRVLAALEPQQALELLLDKLRKTRNNVEFLMQIQKTTLGPERD; encoded by the coding sequence GTGAGCGAGACCACCGACCTCGTCACCGCGCCGCAGAGCACGGGGAACGACGAGGCACCTGCCGCTCCTGGGACGACGGGGCGCACCCGTCGCCGCGGCAGCGGGCTCTCAGGCATGCTGCTGCCCGAGCTGCAGCGCCTGGCCGCCGAGCTCGGCATCTCCGGCACCGGCCGGATGCGCAAGGGCGACCTGGTCGCCGCCATCTCCGCCCGCCAGGTGAACGGGGACGGTCCGGCCGAGGCCGCCACCACCCCCCCGGCCCGTGAGGCCGAGGCGCCCCGCCCGGCCGCCGCCACGGCCCCGCCGGTCGAGGCCCCCGTCAGCGGCGGCGCCAACGGCGGTCCGGTCACCGCGCCGGCCGAGGTCGTCGGCGAGGCCGCGCCGCGCCGCCGCCGCGGGGCCAGCCGCCCCGCCGGCTCGCCGACCGCCCAGGGCACCGACACGGCGACCACCCCTGCAGCGACCAGCGCCGCCGCGCCCGCCAGCACGGCGCCGGCGGCGGCACCGGAGCCGCAGGTCGAGGCCCCCGCCACCGAGACCGCCGACACCGCCGCCCCGGCCCGCGAGCGCGCCGACGGCGAGCAGGCCGACGCGGAGCGCACCGGCGAGGACCGCCCGCAGCGCAACCGGGACCGCGGCCGCAACCGCGGTGACCGGGACGCCGCCGAGCGCACGCCGCGCGGCGACCGGGACGGCGCCGAGCGCGCGCCGCGCGGCGACCGGGACGGCGCCGAGCGCGGTCCCCGTGGTGAGCGCGACGGTCGTGGCGAGCGGGACGGCAACCGTGGTCCCGACCGCGGTGAGCGCGGCGGCCGGCCGGACAACCGGACCGACAACCGCAACGACCGGGGTACGGACACCCGTCCCGACCCGCGCAACGACGAGGACGACGACGACTTCGAGGGCGGCCGCGGCCGCCGGGGACGCCGGTACCGCGACCGCAACCGCCGCAACGGCACCGCCCCCCGCGAGCGGTTCGAGCAGACCGAGCCGACCGTCAGCGAGGACGACGTCCTGCTGCCCGTGGCCGGCATCCTCGACGTGCTGGACAACTACGCGTTCGTCCGCACGTCGGGCTACCTGACCGGCCCGAACGACGTCTACGTGTCGCTGTCCCAGGTGCGCCGCCACGGGCTGCGCCGCGGTGACGCGATCACCGGCGCCGTCCGCCAGCCGCGCGAGGGCGAGCGCAAGGACAAGTACAACGCGCTGGTCCGGCTCGACTCGGTCAACGGCCTGGACCCCGACCAGGCGCGCAACCGCCCGGACTTCACCAAGCTGACCCCGCTCTACCCGCAGGAGCGGCTGCGGCTGGAGACCGAGCCGCACCACCTGACCACCCGGGTCATGGACCTGGTCATGCCGATCGGCAAGGGTCAGCGCGCACTCATCGTCAGCCCGCCCAAGGCCGGCAAGACGATGGTGCTGCAGTCGATCGCCAACGCGATCACCACGAACAACCCCGAGTGCCACCTCATGGTCGTCCTCGTCGACGAGCGGCCCGAGGAGGTCACCGACATGCAGCGCTCGGTGAAGGGCGAGGTCATCGCCTCGACCTTCGACCGGCCGCCGTCGGACCACACCACGGTCGCGGAGCTGTCCATCGAGCGGGCCAAGCGCCTGGTCGAGATGGGCCACGACGTCGTCGTCCTGCTGGACTCGATCACCCGGCTGGGCCGCGCCTACAACCTGGCCGCCCCCGCCAGCGGGCGCATCCTGTCCGGCGGTGTGGACTCCACCGCGCTCTACCCGCCCAAGCGCTTCCTCGGCGCCGCCCGCAACATCGAGAACGGCGGCTCGCTGACCATCATCGCCTCGGCGCTGGTGGAGACCGGCTCCACGATGGACACGGTCATCTTCGAGGAGTTCAAGGGCACCGGGAACGCCGAGATCAAGCTGGACCGCCGGCTGGCGGACAAGCGGGTCTTCCCGGCCGTCGACGTCAACGCGTCGGGCACGCGCAAGGAGGAGATCCTCATGTCGCCCGACGAGCTGGCCATCGTGATCAAGCTGCGCCGGGTGCTCGCCGCGCTGGAGCCCCAGCAGGCGCTGGAGCTGCTGCTGGACAAGCTGCGCAAGACGCGAAACAACGTCGAGTTCCTCATGCAGATCCAGAAGACCACCCTCGGCCCCGAGCGCGATTGA
- the thrB gene encoding homoserine kinase has translation MTSHSSPGRVRVQVPATSANLGPVFDCAGLALTHHDVLEVGVETDGLRVEVGGVGAGELPTDESHLVVRAFRAACAELDWTPPGLRVLARNAIPQGRGMGSSAAAVVAGVVAAWELCPDVGSTDLDAVLRLTTTMEGHPDNVAACLLGGLVLSWTTDAGVSATRVEVDGDVLPVVLVPDATLSTHVARSLLPDAVPHADASFTAGRAALLVHALTREPGLLFAATEDRLHQRQRATAMPASARLLERLRAAGHAAVVSGAGPSLLVLTRRHPDDPPADPAGALRVREVADLTPPGWTVLPLGVDLRGVRVHRPGQRVSSG, from the coding sequence GTGACGTCCCACTCCAGCCCCGGCCGGGTGCGGGTGCAGGTGCCGGCCACCAGCGCCAACCTCGGCCCCGTCTTCGACTGCGCGGGACTCGCCCTCACCCACCACGACGTGCTCGAGGTCGGCGTCGAGACCGACGGCCTGCGGGTCGAGGTGGGCGGTGTCGGCGCCGGTGAGCTGCCCACCGACGAGTCGCACCTGGTCGTCCGCGCCTTCCGGGCGGCCTGCGCCGAGCTGGACTGGACGCCGCCGGGCCTGCGGGTGCTCGCCCGGAACGCCATCCCGCAGGGGCGGGGGATGGGCTCGTCGGCCGCCGCGGTCGTCGCCGGTGTGGTGGCGGCGTGGGAGCTGTGCCCGGACGTCGGGTCCACCGACCTGGACGCCGTCCTCCGGCTCACCACGACGATGGAGGGCCACCCCGACAACGTGGCCGCCTGCCTGCTGGGCGGCCTGGTCCTCTCCTGGACCACCGACGCCGGTGTGTCGGCGACGAGGGTCGAGGTCGACGGCGACGTGCTGCCGGTCGTCCTGGTCCCCGACGCGACGCTGTCCACGCACGTCGCGCGCAGCCTGCTGCCCGACGCCGTCCCGCACGCCGACGCCTCCTTCACCGCCGGGCGGGCCGCGCTGCTGGTGCACGCGCTGACCCGGGAGCCGGGGCTGCTGTTCGCGGCCACCGAGGACCGGCTGCACCAGCGGCAGCGGGCCACCGCCATGCCGGCCTCCGCGCGGCTGCTCGAGCGGCTGCGCGCGGCCGGGCACGCCGCCGTCGTCTCGGGGGCGGGGCCGAGCCTGCTGGTGCTCACCCGACGCCACCCCGACGACCCCCCGGCGGACCCCGCTGGCGCCCTCCGGGTGCGGGAGGTGGCCGATCTCACCCCTCCGGGGTGGACCGTCCTGCCGCTGGGCGTCGATCTGCGGGGTGTCCGTGTGCACCGGCCTGGGCAGCGGGTATCGTCCGGATGA
- the thrC gene encoding threonine synthase encodes MTTQLPVRGTVSPQWPGLIEAYRSRLPVGPETRVVTLQEGATPLVPAQELSRRTGCDVYLKVEGANPTGSFKDRGMTMAITKALEEGAEAVICASTGNTSASAAAYAARAGLVCAVLVPTGKIALGKLAQALVHGAKLLQVDGNFDDCLALASKLAIDYPVSLVNSVNQFRIEGQKTASFEVVDVLGDAPDVHCLPVGNAGNITAYWQGYREYADDGTASRTPRMWGFQAAGAAPIVTGQVVHQPQTIATAIRIGNPASWTRALAARDESGGRIDAVTDRAILAAYRLLARTEAVFVEPASAASVAGLLQVAEAGELEPGQRVVCTVTGNGLKDPEWAISGAPAPVTVPVDAAVAAAKLGL; translated from the coding sequence ATGACGACGCAGCTGCCCGTCCGGGGCACCGTCTCCCCGCAGTGGCCCGGGCTCATCGAGGCCTACCGCTCCCGGCTCCCGGTGGGTCCGGAGACCCGGGTGGTCACCCTCCAGGAGGGCGCGACCCCGCTGGTGCCGGCGCAGGAGCTGTCCCGCCGCACCGGCTGCGACGTGTACCTCAAGGTCGAGGGGGCCAACCCGACCGGGTCGTTCAAGGACCGCGGCATGACGATGGCCATCACCAAGGCACTCGAGGAGGGCGCCGAGGCCGTCATCTGCGCCTCCACGGGCAACACCAGCGCGAGTGCGGCCGCCTACGCCGCCCGCGCCGGGCTGGTCTGCGCCGTCCTGGTGCCCACCGGGAAGATCGCGCTGGGCAAGCTGGCCCAGGCGCTGGTGCACGGCGCCAAGCTGCTGCAGGTCGACGGCAACTTCGACGACTGCCTCGCCCTGGCCAGCAAGCTGGCGATCGACTACCCGGTCAGCCTGGTCAACAGCGTCAACCAGTTCCGCATCGAGGGGCAGAAGACCGCCTCCTTCGAGGTGGTCGACGTCCTCGGCGACGCCCCCGACGTGCACTGCCTGCCGGTGGGCAACGCGGGCAACATCACCGCCTACTGGCAGGGGTACCGGGAGTACGCCGACGACGGCACCGCCTCCCGGACGCCGCGGATGTGGGGCTTCCAGGCCGCCGGCGCCGCGCCGATCGTCACCGGGCAGGTGGTGCACCAGCCGCAGACGATCGCCACCGCCATCCGCATCGGCAACCCGGCGTCCTGGACCAGGGCGCTGGCCGCCCGCGACGAGTCCGGCGGGCGCATCGACGCCGTCACCGACCGCGCCATCCTCGCCGCCTACCGGCTGCTGGCCCGCACCGAGGCCGTGTTCGTGGAGCCCGCGTCGGCGGCCTCGGTCGCCGGGCTGCTGCAGGTCGCGGAGGCCGGGGAGCTCGAGCCGGGTCAGCGGGTGGTGTGCACGGTGACCGGGAACGGCCTCAAGGACCCCGAGTGGGCGATCTCCGGCGCCCCGGCCCCGGTGACGGTGCCGGTCGACGCCGCGGTGGCCGCCGCGAAGCTGGGGCTGTGA
- a CDS encoding homoserine dehydrogenase → MTTAPLRVALLGCGTVGSAVLRLLAEQAGDLTARIGRPVEVVGVAVRRPDRHPDVPAALLTTDAHGLVTRPDVDLVVEVIGGIEPVRSLLMAAFEAGKSVVSANKALLADEGGELHAAAAKAGVDLYYEAAVAGAIPLLRPLRESLAGDQLRRVVGIVNGTTNYILSRMAETGHGFTEALAEATELGYAEADPTADVDGFDAAAKAAILASLAFHTPVTAGDVYREGISAVTSTDVARAAEIGCTVKLLAICERVPGEDGDSVAVRVHPAMIPTSHPLAAVGGAFNAVFVEAEAAGQLMFYGQGAGGDATASAVLGDLVAVARNRAAGVAGPGVTTYAGLPARPIAETPTRYHVSLDVADRPGVLATVAQEFARHGVSIATVRQDGHGDAATLVIVTHSAPDAALSATVSALREMPAVRGVTSILRVEGLS, encoded by the coding sequence GTGACGACCGCGCCGCTGCGGGTGGCCCTGCTGGGCTGCGGCACCGTGGGCAGCGCGGTGCTGCGGCTGCTGGCCGAGCAGGCCGGCGACCTCACCGCGCGCATCGGGCGGCCGGTCGAGGTCGTCGGGGTCGCCGTCCGCCGTCCCGACCGGCACCCCGACGTCCCCGCGGCCCTGCTCACCACCGATGCGCACGGGCTGGTCACCCGGCCCGACGTGGACCTGGTGGTGGAGGTCATCGGGGGCATCGAGCCGGTGCGCTCGCTGCTGATGGCCGCCTTCGAGGCCGGCAAGTCGGTGGTCAGCGCCAACAAGGCGCTGCTGGCCGACGAGGGCGGCGAGCTGCACGCCGCCGCGGCCAAGGCCGGCGTCGACCTCTACTACGAGGCCGCCGTCGCCGGCGCCATCCCGCTGCTGCGCCCGCTGCGCGAGTCGCTGGCCGGCGACCAGCTGCGCCGGGTGGTCGGCATCGTCAACGGCACGACCAACTACATCCTGTCCCGCATGGCCGAGACCGGGCACGGCTTCACCGAGGCGCTGGCCGAGGCCACCGAGCTGGGCTACGCCGAGGCCGACCCGACCGCGGACGTCGACGGCTTCGACGCCGCCGCCAAGGCCGCCATCCTCGCCTCGCTGGCCTTCCACACCCCGGTCACCGCCGGCGACGTCTACCGCGAGGGCATCTCCGCGGTCACCTCGACCGACGTCGCCCGCGCGGCAGAGATCGGCTGCACCGTCAAGCTGCTGGCCATCTGCGAGCGCGTGCCGGGGGAGGACGGGGACTCCGTCGCCGTCCGCGTGCACCCGGCGATGATCCCGACGTCGCACCCGCTGGCCGCCGTCGGCGGGGCGTTCAACGCGGTCTTCGTCGAGGCCGAGGCCGCCGGTCAGCTGATGTTCTACGGCCAGGGCGCCGGCGGCGACGCGACCGCGAGCGCCGTCCTGGGCGACCTGGTCGCCGTCGCCCGCAACCGGGCGGCCGGTGTCGCCGGCCCGGGGGTCACCACCTACGCGGGCCTGCCCGCGCGGCCCATCGCGGAGACCCCCACCCGCTACCACGTGAGCCTCGACGTCGCCGACCGGCCCGGCGTGCTGGCCACGGTGGCCCAGGAGTTCGCCCGGCACGGGGTCAGCATCGCCACCGTGCGCCAGGACGGGCACGGGGACGCCGCGACGCTGGTCATCGTCACGCACAGTGCGCCGGACGCCGCCCTGTCGGCCACGGTGTCCGCGCTCCGGGAGATGCCCGCCGTCCGCGGCGTCACCAGCATCCTGCGTGTGGAGGGACTGTCATGA
- the lysA gene encoding diaminopimelate decarboxylase — protein MRAHPAGPLHGAISPPPSVGLPPADLGVLDPAVWPRSAVRVDGELHLGGRPVTELARAHGTPLFVLDEADFRSRAADFATAFDDADVHYASKAFLCGQVARWIADDGLHLDACSGNELALALAAGFPAGRIALHGNNKSLVELQLAVDAGIGHVVLDSFDEIDRLVPLAAARVAAGGGPVPVLIRTTVGIEAHTHEFIATAHEDQKFGFSLATGDALTAAVRVIREPALRLTGLHSHIGSQIFDTAGFEAAAHRVVGLLGQVRQATGQVLGELNLGGGFGIAYLPEDDPVGPDDIARRLRAVVAAECAALDLPVPRLAVEPGRAIAGPGTVTLYEIGTIKPVRLGSGAAGAPQVRNYVSVDGGMSDNIRTALYDASYTCVLANRSSDAPPALCRVVGKHCESGDVLVRDLWLPADVQPGDLLAVAATGAYCWSMASNYNYLLKPPVVAVRDGVATEVVRRQTLADVFALDAVLADVPAPAPAPSQPAPEHAAGVTS, from the coding sequence GTGAGGGCGCACCCCGCGGGCCCGCTGCACGGCGCGATCTCCCCGCCCCCGTCCGTCGGCCTGCCCCCGGCCGACCTCGGCGTGCTCGACCCGGCCGTCTGGCCGCGCTCGGCGGTCCGGGTCGACGGCGAACTGCACCTGGGCGGGCGGCCGGTCACCGAGCTGGCGCGCGCGCACGGCACCCCGCTGTTCGTCCTGGACGAGGCCGACTTCCGCAGCCGGGCGGCGGACTTCGCGACCGCCTTCGACGACGCCGACGTGCACTACGCCTCCAAGGCGTTCCTCTGCGGGCAGGTCGCCCGGTGGATCGCCGACGACGGGCTGCACCTGGACGCCTGCTCGGGCAACGAGCTGGCCCTCGCCCTGGCCGCGGGCTTCCCGGCCGGGCGGATCGCGCTGCACGGCAACAACAAGTCCCTCGTGGAGCTGCAGCTGGCCGTCGACGCCGGCATCGGCCACGTCGTGCTGGACTCCTTCGACGAGATCGACCGGCTGGTGCCGCTGGCCGCCGCCCGGGTGGCCGCCGGCGGGGGGCCGGTGCCGGTGCTCATCCGCACCACCGTCGGCATCGAGGCGCACACGCACGAGTTCATCGCCACCGCCCACGAGGACCAGAAGTTCGGCTTCTCGCTGGCCACCGGTGACGCGCTGACCGCCGCCGTCCGGGTGATCCGCGAGCCGGCGCTGCGGCTGACCGGCCTGCACAGCCACATCGGCTCGCAGATCTTCGACACCGCCGGCTTCGAGGCCGCCGCGCACCGCGTCGTCGGCCTGCTCGGCCAGGTGCGCCAGGCCACCGGCCAGGTGCTGGGGGAGCTGAACCTCGGGGGCGGCTTCGGCATCGCCTACCTGCCGGAGGACGACCCGGTCGGTCCCGACGACATCGCCCGGCGGCTGCGCGCCGTGGTCGCCGCCGAGTGCGCGGCGCTGGACCTGCCGGTGCCCCGGCTGGCCGTCGAGCCCGGGCGGGCGATCGCCGGGCCCGGCACGGTCACGCTCTACGAGATCGGCACCATCAAGCCGGTGCGCCTGGGCAGCGGCGCCGCCGGCGCCCCGCAGGTCCGCAACTACGTCTCCGTGGACGGCGGGATGAGCGACAACATCCGCACCGCGCTGTACGACGCCAGCTACACCTGCGTGCTGGCCAACCGGTCCTCCGACGCCCCGCCGGCGCTGTGCCGGGTCGTCGGCAAGCACTGCGAGAGCGGCGACGTCCTGGTCCGCGACCTGTGGCTGCCGGCCGACGTCCAGCCCGGGGACCTGCTCGCGGTCGCCGCCACCGGCGCCTACTGCTGGTCGATGGCCAGCAACTACAACTACCTGCTCAAGCCGCCGGTGGTCGCCGTGCGGGACGGCGTCGCCACCGAGGTCGTCCGGCGGCAGACACTGGCCGACGTGTTCGCCCTCGACGCCGTCCTCGCCGACGTCCCGGCACCCGCGCCGGCGCCGTCCCAGCCCGCGCCGGAGCACGCCGCGGGGGTGACCTCGTGA